One genomic segment of Panicum virgatum strain AP13 chromosome 2N, P.virgatum_v5, whole genome shotgun sequence includes these proteins:
- the LOC120662690 gene encoding F-box/FBD/LRR-repeat protein At1g13570-like, producing the protein MEPPRRRRRRAAPAPDRLTSLPEHLIEGILSRVGFCDAVRTSALSRAWRRRWESLPTLSLSLLDGRLSTLPTTVDSVLIRYAGSIRDFSIRIDAHSSSSCRIDDWLIALSRRGVRSMDLRLHCGLTINSSIYSFSQLVTLKLHGGYVCPTPVGFAGFPVLQELKLVDVQFSVKEALEAIISRSPLLAVLELCEVCNPSDEPCMIAAPNLRSLTIVLVCDYYAWEFGELPRLDNATIDFDTYVNGDDFGAFVAGVAHARRLTLSTFYQPVLHHVELG; encoded by the exons ATGGagcccccgcgccggcggcgccgccgggccgcgccggcgccggatcgGCTGACCTCcctcccggagcacctgatcgaAGGCATCCTAAGCCGGGTCGGCTTCTGCGACGCTGTCCGCACCTCCGCGCTCTCCCGTGCCTGGCGGCGCCGCTGGGAGTCGCTCCCCACGCtgtccctctccctcctcgacGGCCGCCTCAGCACGCTTCCGACGACTGTCGACAGCGTCCTCATCCGTTACGCCGGCAGCATCCGGGACTTCTCGATCCGCATCGACGCGCACTCATCCTCCTCGTGCCGCATCGACGACTGGCTGATTGCTTTGTCCCGTCGGGGCGTCCGGTCCATGGACCTCCGACTCCACTGCGGCTTGACCATCAACTCCTCCATCTACTCTTTTAGCCAGCTCGTGACCCTGAAGCTGCACGGCGGCTACGTCTGCCCCACGCCTGTGGGATTCGCCGGCTTCCCCGTGCTCCAGGAGCTCAAACTCGTCGACGTCCAGTTCTCGGTGAAGGAGGCATTGGAGGCTATCATCAGCCGGTCGCCCTTGCTTGCTGTCCTCGAGCTATGCGAAGTGTGCAACCCTAGCGACGAGCCGTGTATGATTGCGGCACCCAATCTCCGTAGCCTAACAATCGTTTTGGTGTGTGATTACTACGCCTGGGAATTTGGGGAGCTGCCGCGTCTCGACAACGCCACCATTGATTTTGATACCTATGTGAACGGGGATGATTTTGGAGCATTCGTTGCCGGCGTTGCTCATGCTAGGAGGCTCACTCTCTCAACGTTCTACCAACCG GTGCTGCATCATGTGGAGTTGGGATGA
- the LOC120660806 gene encoding F-box/FBD/LRR-repeat protein At1g13570-like — protein sequence MAPRRPLKKRRIRDATAVPAAAASDALLSLPPEVLDEILTRLDLRDAVRTCALCRAWRRRWESLPFIDIYTRIGQQSLWTVDCVLPRCSGRVRRFDVSLDELSARRLDDWLLVLSRRGGVEDLELSPPFPYNFFTVHSTVFSWRRLVSIDLFACDIPPLPPDFEGFPNLKVLSLAIVRLHQNGEYQLEEIIETSPLLEQLILCEVCIVGGDFIEWEIRATNLRHITICSNIDYGWNFAELQCLNSAVIDLWEYVGERDFAKFLAGLVQVRKLRLCSFYAPVNGIKILDTLPCTFDKLKSLKLFMHFCELPPILLVFCFLRSARNLEKLKIRIYDGKEQKIEANGELLNAQWTDGMCANLQILEMTGINWLPNEMYFMKLILSKAKLLHKLSISHDDDCSLSHVDPLNELVTCGRASAQAQILFQGAAGSY from the exons ATGGCGCCGCGTCGCCCTCTCAAGAAGCGCCGGATTCGTGATGCCACggccgtgccggcggcggcggcgtccgacgCCCTGCTCTCTCTGCCCCCGGAGGTACTCGACGAGATCCTCACCCGCCTTGACCTCCGCGACGCCGTCCGCACCTGCGCGCTCTGCCGCGCCTGGCGTCGCCGCTGGGAGTCGCTCCCCTTCATCGACATCTACACCCGCATCGGCCAGCAGTCGCTCTGGACCGTCGACTGCGTCCTCCCCCGCTGCTCCGGCCGTGTTCGGCGCTTCGACGTCTCCCTCGACGAGCTCTCTGCCCGCCGCCTAGACGATTGGCTCCTCGtcctctcccgccgcggcggcgtagaGGATCTCGAACTCAGTCCTCCGTTCCCCTATAACTTCTTCACCGTTCATTCCACCGTCTTCTCTTGGCGCCGCCTCGTCTCCATCGACCTCTTCGCATGCGACATACCGCCGCTACCACCGGACTTCGAGGGGTTTCCGAACCTTAAAGTGCTAAGCCTTGCCATTGTGAGGTTACATCAGAACGGGGAGTACCAACTGGAGGAGATCATTGAGACATCCCCATTACTCGAGCAGCTGATACTATGCGAAGTCTGCATAGTTGGGGGCGACTTCATAGAATGGGAAATCCGGGCAACCAATCTGCGCCACATAACAATTTGCTCAAATATCGATTATGGCTGGAATTTTGCAGAGCTGCAATGCCTGAACTCCGCTGTCATTGATTTGTGGGAGTATGTTGGTGAACGAGATTTCGCCAAGTTTCTTGCTGGGCTTGTTCAAGTTAGGAAGCTTAGGCTCTGCTCGTTTTATGCACCG GTAAATGGGATTAAGATACTGGACACACTTCCATGCACCTTTGACAAGTTGAAGAGCTTGAAACTGTTCATGCACTTCTGTGAACTGCCCCCCATTTTGTTAGTGTTTTGCTTCCTAAGGAGCGCTCGGAACCTTGAAAAACTTAAAATACGG ATTTATGATGGCAAAGAGCAGAAAATAGAGGCAAATGGGGAGTTACTAAATGCACAGTGGACTGATGGCATGTGTGCCAATCTTCAGATTCTGGAGATGACCGGTATCAATTGGCTTCCAAATGAAATGTATTTTATGAAGCTTATTCTCTCTAAAGCTAAGCTTCTTCACAAATTATCCATTAGTCATGACGATGATTGCTCACTATCTCATGTGGATCCACTGAATGAGTTAGTAACATGCGGAAGAGCCTCAGCTCAAGCTCAGATTCTGTTTCAAG GTGCGGCAGGAAGCTATTAG
- the LOC120660807 gene encoding mediator of RNA polymerase II transcription subunit 20a-like isoform X2, producing the protein MMEVEYYPLSSIEKSRAIMEDFFDIWQETVAKKSLPGHFIHVESNFSEYGLSDQYSFQHTAVQYATCLQQLMATVRG; encoded by the coding sequence GTAGAGTATTATCCCCTATCTTCCATCGAAAAATCCAGGGCAATCATGGAAGACTTCTTTGACATATGGCAGGAAACAGTTGCGAAGAAGTCATTACCTGGTCATTTCATTCATGTAGAATCGAACTTTTCAGAATATGGGCTTTCAGATCAATATTCTTTCCAGCATACTGCAGTTCAGTATGCAACTTGCTTGCAGCAGCTCATGGCTACAGTcaggggctag